In a single window of the Candidatus Zymogenaceae bacterium genome:
- a CDS encoding elongation factor Tu, which translates to MAKKKFERTKPHVNVGTIGHIDHGKTTLT; encoded by the coding sequence ATGGCCAAGAAAAAGTTTGAGCGGACCAAGCCGCACGTAAACGTGGGGACGATTGGTCACATAGACCACGGGAAGACGACGCTGAC